A stretch of the Poseidonibacter parvus genome encodes the following:
- a CDS encoding HesA/MoeB/ThiF family protein has translation MSEIHEFFNRQIKLWGEETQDSLQDKKVAIIGSGGLGCSLAIALGASGIGEFALVDFDDVGVHNIHRQIGFKVGDDGKYKAEVLKELVESRCPYTKATAYVEGFEDFAKRGLKFDLVIDATDNLPTRAAINEYCMKNKQPWIYGSVEEFHGQVCFFENASYEAVFQISDRKPNGIACPIVMHIASLQANLAIRHLTGLPIKKDILYYLSFDSEGVLDTKRFNLPKS, from the coding sequence ATGAGTGAAATACATGAATTTTTTAATAGACAAATAAAGCTTTGGGGCGAAGAAACACAAGACTCACTTCAAGATAAAAAAGTAGCAATTATAGGAAGTGGTGGGCTTGGATGTTCACTTGCTATTGCACTTGGAGCTTCTGGAATAGGGGAGTTTGCACTTGTAGATTTTGATGATGTAGGTGTTCATAATATTCATAGACAAATTGGTTTTAAAGTTGGTGACGATGGAAAGTATAAAGCTGAAGTTTTAAAAGAACTTGTTGAATCAAGATGTCCATATACAAAAGCTACAGCTTATGTTGAAGGTTTTGAAGATTTTGCAAAGAGAGGTTTGAAGTTTGATTTAGTAATTGATGCAACGGATAATCTTCCAACAAGAGCAGCTATAAATGAATATTGTATGAAAAACAAACAGCCGTGGATTTATGGTTCAGTAGAAGAGTTCCATGGTCAAGTTTGTTTCTTTGAAAATGCTTCTTATGAAGCAGTTTTTCAAATAAGTGATAGAAAACCAAATGGAATTGCTTGTCCAATTGTAATGCATATTGCATCACTTCAAGCAAATCTTGCAATTAGACATTTAACAGGACTTCCTATAAAAAAAGATATTTTATATTATCTTTCATTTGATAGTGAAGGTGTGCTTGACACAAAAAGATTTAATCTACCAAAATCTTAA
- the carB gene encoding carbamoyl-phosphate synthase large subunit encodes MPKREDIKSILLIGSGPIVIGQACEFDYSGTQATKTLKELGYRVVLINSNPATIMTDPEFADKTYIEPITEDMVAKIIKKENIDAILPTMGGQTALNVATSMYDKGMLEGVQFLGAHPDAIKKGEDRQLFNEAMIKIGMDLPKSANAYTVEEAMIEAKKIGFPVISRASFTLAGGGSGVAYNMEEFKALAEAGIDASPINEIEIMESMLGWKEYEMEVIRDTKDNCIIVCSIENLDPMGVHTGDSTTIAPALTLTDKEYQDMRNASFAILREIGVDTGGSNVQFSICPNTGRMIVIEMNPRVSRSSALASKATGYPIAKVATLLAVGFTLDEIENDITGTTASFEPVIDYIVTKIPRFTFEKFPKADSTLTTGMKSVGEVMSMGRTFNESIQKALCSLETGLTGFDVISTDLELIKKEIRRPNCDRLQYLMDGMRQGLTNDEIFDLCKVDPWFLTKFREMYNIEKSMDASILENEEALRNAKTNGFSDTMIAKLISKTEEDVYQARKALDINFEYNEVDTCAAEFKALTPYLYSTTNITKLPKVEKPESSDKKVMIIGGGPNRIGQGIEFDYCCVHASFALNEMGIKTIMYNCNPETVSTDYDTSDILYFEPIDFEHVRSVIETENPDGVIVHFGGQTPLKLANALTDIGAKIIGTTAEVIDLAEDRKKFSKFVDQVGLLQPENGTAVEVTEAIEIAEKIGYPVLVRPSFVLGGRGMRIVYSTTELKQYMDAAVSVSNDAPVLIDKFLDRAIELDVDCICDGKEVYIGGIMQHIEEAGVHSGDSACSLPPISISDELIKELEEKTKAMALGLGVVGLMNTQYAIHKGQIYLIEVNPRASRTVPFVSKATGMPLAKVATRVMWGESLRNALDTYNSDLIWEDNGVLKPILKDHVAVKEAVFPFNKLSGSDMILTPEMKSTGEVMGISDSFGESYAKAQSAAKNDLPTSGKVFISLCDLDKEFAPKIASGLVDQGFTVVATGGTHKAISDAGITCEKVLKISEGRPNITDSITNGEIALAFNTSDGKESSKDDGKNIRRAVLKENVPYVTTAAAALACVEAMSVLNKKDGLGVKSIQEFLND; translated from the coding sequence ATGCCAAAAAGAGAAGATATAAAATCGATATTACTTATTGGGTCTGGACCAATTGTTATTGGTCAAGCATGTGAGTTTGATTACTCAGGTACTCAAGCTACTAAAACACTAAAAGAATTAGGTTATAGAGTTGTTTTAATTAATTCAAATCCAGCTACTATTATGACTGATCCAGAATTTGCTGACAAAACTTATATAGAACCAATCACTGAAGATATGGTTGCAAAAATTATCAAAAAAGAAAATATTGATGCAATACTTCCTACTATGGGTGGGCAAACTGCACTTAATGTTGCTACATCTATGTATGATAAAGGTATGTTAGAAGGAGTTCAATTCCTTGGAGCTCATCCTGATGCAATTAAAAAAGGTGAAGATAGACAACTTTTTAATGAGGCAATGATTAAAATTGGTATGGATTTACCAAAAAGTGCAAATGCTTATACTGTTGAAGAAGCAATGATCGAAGCTAAAAAAATCGGTTTTCCAGTTATTTCAAGAGCATCATTTACACTAGCTGGTGGTGGTTCTGGTGTTGCTTATAATATGGAAGAGTTTAAAGCCTTAGCTGAAGCTGGAATTGATGCTTCTCCTATTAATGAAATTGAAATCATGGAATCAATGCTAGGTTGGAAAGAATATGAAATGGAAGTTATCAGAGATACTAAAGATAACTGTATTATTGTATGTTCTATTGAAAATTTAGACCCTATGGGTGTTCATACAGGTGATTCAACTACAATTGCTCCTGCACTTACACTTACTGATAAAGAATACCAAGATATGAGAAATGCATCTTTTGCAATTTTAAGAGAAATTGGTGTTGATACTGGTGGTTCAAATGTTCAGTTCTCAATTTGTCCAAATACAGGAAGAATGATTGTAATTGAAATGAACCCAAGAGTTTCAAGATCTTCTGCACTTGCATCAAAAGCAACTGGTTACCCAATTGCAAAAGTTGCAACACTTTTAGCTGTTGGATTTACACTAGATGAAATTGAAAATGATATTACAGGTACAACTGCATCATTTGAACCTGTAATTGATTATATTGTTACAAAAATCCCACGATTTACTTTTGAAAAATTCCCTAAAGCTGATTCTACTTTAACAACTGGTATGAAATCTGTTGGTGAAGTTATGTCAATGGGAAGAACTTTTAATGAATCTATTCAAAAAGCACTTTGTTCTTTAGAAACTGGTCTTACTGGTTTTGATGTAATTTCTACTGATTTAGAATTAATCAAAAAAGAAATTAGACGTCCAAACTGTGATAGATTACAGTATTTAATGGATGGTATGAGACAAGGTTTAACAAATGATGAAATCTTTGATTTATGTAAAGTTGATCCATGGTTCTTAACTAAATTTAGAGAAATGTATAATATTGAAAAATCAATGGATGCATCTATTTTAGAAAATGAAGAAGCTTTAAGAAATGCAAAAACAAATGGTTTCTCAGACACAATGATTGCAAAACTTATTTCTAAAACAGAAGAAGATGTATACCAAGCAAGAAAAGCTTTAGATATAAACTTTGAATACAACGAAGTTGATACTTGTGCTGCTGAGTTTAAAGCATTAACTCCATATCTTTACTCTACAACTAATATTACAAAATTACCAAAAGTTGAAAAACCAGAATCGTCTGATAAAAAAGTTATGATTATTGGTGGAGGACCAAATAGAATTGGTCAAGGTATTGAGTTTGATTATTGTTGTGTACATGCATCATTTGCGTTAAATGAAATGGGTATTAAAACTATTATGTATAACTGTAATCCTGAAACTGTTTCTACAGATTACGATACATCAGATATTTTATACTTCGAACCAATTGATTTTGAACATGTTCGATCAGTAATTGAAACGGAAAACCCAGATGGTGTTATTGTTCATTTTGGTGGACAAACTCCATTAAAATTAGCAAATGCTTTAACAGATATTGGTGCTAAAATTATTGGTACTACAGCTGAAGTTATTGATTTAGCAGAAGATAGAAAAAAATTCTCTAAATTTGTTGATCAAGTTGGATTATTACAACCAGAAAATGGAACAGCAGTTGAAGTTACAGAAGCAATTGAAATTGCAGAAAAAATTGGATATCCAGTATTAGTTCGACCTTCATTTGTACTTGGTGGAAGAGGAATGAGAATTGTTTACTCAACTACAGAATTAAAGCAATATATGGACGCAGCTGTTTCTGTATCAAATGATGCACCAGTTTTAATTGATAAATTCTTAGATAGAGCAATTGAGCTTGACGTTGATTGTATTTGTGATGGAAAAGAAGTTTATATTGGTGGAATTATGCAACATATTGAAGAAGCAGGAGTTCACTCAGGTGATTCAGCTTGTTCTTTACCTCCAATTTCTATTTCAGATGAATTAATCAAAGAATTAGAAGAAAAAACAAAAGCAATGGCATTAGGACTTGGTGTTGTTGGTTTAATGAATACACAATACGCAATTCACAAAGGTCAAATTTATTTAATTGAAGTAAATCCAAGAGCTTCTAGAACAGTTCCATTTGTATCAAAAGCAACAGGAATGCCACTTGCAAAAGTTGCAACTAGAGTTATGTGGGGTGAGAGCTTAAGAAATGCACTTGATACTTATAATTCTGATTTAATCTGGGAAGATAATGGTGTATTAAAACCAATTTTAAAAGATCATGTTGCTGTTAAAGAAGCAGTATTTCCATTTAATAAATTAAGTGGTTCAGATATGATTTTAACACCTGAAATGAAATCAACTGGTGAAGTTATGGGTATTTCTGATAGCTTTGGTGAGTCTTATGCAAAAGCGCAAAGTGCTGCTAAAAATGATTTACCAACATCAGGAAAAGTATTTATCTCTTTATGTGATTTAGATAAAGAGTTCGCACCAAAAATTGCTTCTGGTTTAGTAGATCAAGGTTTTACAGTTGTTGCAACT